The region TCCGCGATTTTGAAGAATTGCCAAAAGCCTACTTTTCAGAATTGTGCAAAATGGATCACCATACTTTATCAAGTATTGATTTCGGCTATTACAAAAAGAAGATCAGATCTATTTTGATCCGATCCCCAATTTTATTTTACGCGGGATATCGCCTTGACCATCAAAGATCATATTGTCATTACCAAAGCATCCAAATCCGTTAGACATCGCGAAAATCTGCTGACGCGGTTTATTTTGCATGCACATCCGGATTTCAGTTATCTCGCGAATGAAAACAAACTGATCAATTTGAATGTGATCGATGATTATCCACCCTCTAAAAAAGGAGAACCCATTAGCATCGAAGGCGGTGACCTCATGTTACTCAACGAAGAATATTTACTCATCGGCAGTAGCGAACGCACCACTGACCACGCACTTCAAACTCTAAAACGCGTATTATTTGAAAAGATCTGATCAAAAATGTGGTTGAAGTGGATGTTCCCCAAGGAACGTTCCTTTATGCATATTGATACGCTGTTCACGCAATTCGATCACCATCGTTTTATCGGATTCAAACCCATTGTAAAAAGATGGACTGGGTTCGTATGTAACGGTTTACAGAAAATCAGGCAGCGTTGTAGAGTATCCTTCTGTCATCGACTTGATGCATGATGAGATCAGTCCGAACATCGAGTTCATTTGGAGCGGGAATGGAGAATCGCCTTATCAGGAAAGGGAACAGTGGACCGACGGCTGCAACTTACTCACTTTAAGGCCGGGTGTTGCACTTACCTATGACCGAAATCCGGTAACGGAAACCGCATTTCGCAATGCAGGTTATAAGATCATACATGCCACCGAATTATTAAAAACTGATTTCGATCCAGATCAAATTCATAAAACAATCATCACCTTGCCTTCCAGCGAACTCTCCAGAGCCCGTGGGGGCCCACATTGTATGTCCTGTCCGGTGTTACGAGCCATAAACTAACGAACGTTAATACATTTTTATGGTAAACTTACCTAAAGTCAAATGATATTCAGGCATCAAATTCAGGTAAGGGTCAGGTATAGCGAAACAGATCAGATGGGATATGTATATTATGGAAACTATACCCAATACTTTGAACTGGGTCGTGTAAGCCATGCGCGCCATGGGAATAAGGTATGCGGATCTGGAAAACGAACATAAAATCTGGATGCCAGTCGTATCTATGCATGTCAGATATCTCAGGCCTGCCCGTTATGATGAATTATTGAACATCCATACTTGTGTAAAAGAACCTAACAATGATCTCATAAGATTTGACACGGAAATTTACAATGAAGAAGGAAAATTATTGAATGCCGCACATGTCATCCTTTGTTTTTGGGATGCGCAAGCCGGCAAAAAAAATTTCCGTACCCGATTTTGTGCTATACAAATTGAAAGCCCATTTTGAAAACCCAACGAAATAAATTTAGCATTCAGCTTTTGAATTTGCCTTGGGTCCAAACTTTAAAACACTGGATGCAGGAACATTCCTTTCCGGGTTTTCGAGGAGTTCCCATTTACAAAGTGTTGCATTTTTTATATCAGGAATCGCAAAGAAACGATCTGAATATGCGTGCAAGTGCCATGACCTATCATTTTTTTCTGGCCCTCTTCCCTTCACTTATTTTCTTATTTACCTTGACGGCTTATTTGCCCAAAAATCTTGATTTTTATTCCGCACTAGAACATGCTTTACAATCCATACTCCCGCCGGGAGCGAAAGATTATGTGATCCACGACATTATTGAAAACATAAGACCCAAAGCTAAAAGTAGTTTTTTATCTATTGGATTTGTGCTAGCCGTTTATTTTGGTTCTGAAGGAATTCTGGCGATGATGCGGGGATTTGATAAAACTTACAAACTGAGTTTCAGAAAGCGTAACTGGATCGAAAAACAATTTACAGCCATCGGGCTCACCTTTGCATTGGGCATTCTCTTGATTGTATCGGTCGTGTCGATTATTGTAGGAGAGAAAGTGCTTATAGGCGTTTTGAATTATATAGAATTATCCGGGTTTACTAAAATAGCCATCAGCAGTTTAAAATTTTTAGTAACCATTTTATTATTTTATTCAGTGATCTCCCTTGTTTATCGTTATGGTCCCTCAATTGAAAAACCCATCAAAGGAATTTCTCCGGGAGCTTTGTTTGCAACGCTATCGGTGATTGTAACATCCATTCTCTTTGGTATGTTTATCAATGCCTTTGGCACTTATCATAAAGTTTACGGAGCCATTAGTGCCCTCATCATTACCCTGGTCTGGCTTCGGTTAAACACTTTATTACTGATCCTCGGTTTCGAATTGAATGCTGCTATTGTGGTCAACAGGGATTTGATGTTGGAAAGTCAAATGAATAAGAGGTTGTTGAAGGAGGAAGATGATTGAATAAAATATTTCTTAAGGATAAATCATTATGGAATCCGATTTTTTGTTTTATTCGATTCAGCATACAGACAATTTTCATAATGTCAGAATCAGAATTTCTCAATTTTGCTTCTTCTTCATTCTGTGAATTCTTTCATTCTGTAAATTCTGCTTCAGACAAGATTTACTTTCAGAATCAGAATTTGCAGAATTTTAGAATTTTCAAAATAAGACTTTTCTAAATCCCGTATTTCATTCTGTGAATTCTTTCATTCTGTAAATTCTGCTTCAGACAAGATTCTTTTGTCCTAGCGAATAATTATTATATTGAAGTTTAATATTCAGGGTAAACCCTGATCTATCTAAGGGTAAACCCTGAATTTTAAAATTCAGGGTTTACCCCTTGTTTGCTTGCGGTTTCTATACCAACTTTGTTTCTACACATTTAGGAATTCATTCATTTGTAAAATATTTGCCGATGGTAAGAACACGCTTTTACTGATTGACATTCTGCAAATAAATCAAATTAAAAAACAATTTTATTTGAATGCAGAGCCCAAAATTCAACCCATTGTTGAATTTATTATCCATGAGAGTTTTTATTAAGAAATTCCATGAAACACCATGAATAGAGTCACTACAAAAGGAATGGAGAAAAATTTGTTCCGAACACTCCATAAATCAAAGTAGGACATTACTTTTAAATTAAACACAATGAATTTTTTATTAAAATGGTAAGCATTACATTCTTTTTTACTCGCAACTTCATACTTAACAAAAGGACAAGATCATGAAATTCCAGGTGTGCTCATTTCAAATGCATACACTGATAATTCTTCTCCCATGGTAGGTTGCGATGAGTTTAATGTTTGTGTATTTTTAATCAATATCACTTATCCATATCTTACATTTGATGACGCCATCATTCAAATGCATCTCGACCTGGATAAATATGAAATAGTTGATGCCGGGCCATTTACTAACACTAACCAAAACAACAGTAATGGGGAAACTATTTTTGAAACCATCCAAGAAATTATGTCCATAAATGATCCAAATTGGCAAGGCCCCAGCGATGGCACATATAGGTTTTGCATCAAAGTCAGAGCCAAATCATCAACCTTGCCTGGACAGGGATGATTCATGCAAGCTCTGTTTTGGAAAATACCATTTCATTAACCGGTAGTTCCGGAATTGGGATTGCTTTACATGAAGTGTTAGGTCAATTGACAACGGTAAATGACAATACAATCAATATTGGGCCAGGGCTGGTTGGCATTAGTCGGATCAATTGTCGTTATGATGCCATTGCATACAATTCCATATTTTCAAATCAAGCTACCTCTTTGGAAAATATAGGCATCAAATTGGAGGGGGGATCCGATAGTTGGGTGCTATGCAATCAACTCATTTCTGCTCAACAATGCGCCAATAAAGGAATTTCCGTTTATCAAACACCCAATAATATGACCGCTGGTAATTTTGCTAATGGTTGGTTCTTTGATCTGCATTATGTAGGCCCCAGTACGGGTACTTTTTAAGTTCAAATGAGTTAGAAGATGCCAATCACGGTCTTTGTCTGGGAATTCCCGGTGTACCTATAGGCGGGGCCTTGATTGGGGTTCAGGAACACCTTGGCAATAAATGGCTTGGCAGCTATAATGGAAAGGCTGCGAAACATTATGGAACATCTGCAGATAGAGCTGAATCTTTGTTCATCATAAACTCTCAGGACCAACAACATCCAGAATATACTCCTTCTAATTTTATAGAATTGGTCAATGATGGTTGGTTTGCCGATGATTACAAAGAAGCAATCCAGGTAATTTGCCCCAATGGGCCGGGCAGCGGGAATTTTCCGAAGACTTTTCCTAAAGAAGAGGATTATCTGATCGCCAATAATGGTTTTGACTATGGCGAAGCAGCCGGTAGCAGAATTTGGAGCGCACGCAGGCAACTTTATCGTGAAATCAGTCGTCAGGATGATTTTGATAGTTTGCCATTACTCTTTCAAAATTATTATGTATCTCAGTCTGAAACAAGCGTTGGTCAATTTGAGCAAGTGGAGGCCGGCATTGAACAAGCGTTCTCCAGTGTTACACCACTCAATGAAAGCATCACAACATGGACTTTCCTCGCAGATAGTATAAACCAAATGATAGCTTCCCTGTTAGAAGTTTATTTATTGGAAACAGATTCTTCTGATAAACTCAACATTTTATTGCAAATAAATGATTACAAATCGGAATTGGATTCGTTATTGGAGGTAGTGGAAGTCACTTATACCACTATGATTGATAGTTTAG is a window of Saprospiraceae bacterium DNA encoding:
- a CDS encoding YihY/virulence factor BrkB family protein, whose product is MKTQRNKFSIQLLNLPWVQTLKHWMQEHSFPGFRGVPIYKVLHFLYQESQRNDLNMRASAMTYHFFLALFPSLIFLFTLTAYLPKNLDFYSALEHALQSILPPGAKDYVIHDIIENIRPKAKSSFLSIGFVLAVYFGSEGILAMMRGFDKTYKLSFRKRNWIEKQFTAIGLTFALGILLIVSVVSIIVGEKVLIGVLNYIELSGFTKIAISSLKFLVTILLFYSVISLVYRYGPSIEKPIKGISPGALFATLSVIVTSILFGMFINAFGTYHKVYGAISALIITLVWLRLNTLLLILGFELNAAIVVNRDLMLESQMNKRLLKEEDD
- a CDS encoding T9SS type A sorting domain-containing protein, whose protein sequence is MIGVQEHLGNKWLGSYNGKAAKHYGTSADRAESLFIINSQDQQHPEYTPSNFIELVNDGWFADDYKEAIQVICPNGPGSGNFPKTFPKEEDYLIANNGFDYGEAAGSRIWSARRQLYREISRQDDFDSLPLLFQNYYVSQSETSVGQFEQVEAGIEQAFSSVTPLNESITTWTFLADSINQMIASLLEVYLLETDSSDKLNILLQINDYKSELDSLLEVVEVTYTTMIDSLGIRLALVDDLNGAIVSDSLFERIQQDVNHMALAKMMTSNFTLNASEMELLDSLAAVCSLFGGEGIYRARSLALIFGLENHRDDSLCVPSMLPRVREQNSNTQIQSSALSVYPNPASHILHIFVEDPDYKVAEIRILDILGNVINKFANTSVDRSMDLEINQIYKGIYRLEVKFTNGMVNSKIFLKF